From Virgibacillus ihumii, the proteins below share one genomic window:
- a CDS encoding aldo/keto reductase, which yields MKKNQLGQSNLNVSELTLGCMSLGTDRQKANDIIDAALDAGVNHLDTADLYDFGVNEELVGKTIKNRRDQIILTTKVGNHFNKDKQDWFWDPSPDHIKKGVKDSLHRLNTDYIDFYMLHGGTIDDPIDETIGAFESLKQEGVIRAYGISSIRPNVIREYVKRSNIDGVMMQYNMLDRRSEEEILDLLHANNISVLARGPLAKGMLSNKATEQINKKGQDGFLDYSFEELKAVNQNLTEQFGDEHSFNELALKYVLKSPAVATAVFGASSTDQVTENTAFDHSRALTDETYEALQQITKAIQYTNHR from the coding sequence ATGAAAAAAAATCAACTCGGTCAATCGAATTTAAATGTTTCTGAATTAACGCTTGGATGCATGTCTTTGGGGACAGATCGGCAAAAAGCAAACGATATTATCGATGCTGCCTTGGATGCCGGTGTTAACCATCTGGATACTGCTGATTTATACGATTTTGGTGTAAACGAGGAACTTGTCGGTAAGACAATCAAAAACCGGCGGGATCAGATTATTTTAACGACGAAGGTTGGCAATCATTTTAATAAGGATAAACAAGACTGGTTCTGGGACCCTTCACCTGATCATATCAAGAAAGGTGTTAAAGACAGTCTTCACCGTTTAAATACAGACTATATCGATTTTTATATGCTGCACGGCGGTACCATTGATGATCCGATTGACGAAACGATTGGGGCATTTGAGTCACTAAAACAGGAAGGTGTTATTCGTGCATACGGCATCTCTTCCATTCGCCCCAACGTCATTCGTGAATATGTAAAACGTTCCAATATAGATGGCGTTATGATGCAGTACAACATGCTTGACCGGCGATCGGAAGAGGAAATACTTGATTTACTGCATGCGAACAACATCAGTGTGCTGGCTAGAGGTCCACTTGCAAAAGGTATGCTCAGTAATAAAGCCACTGAGCAGATTAACAAAAAAGGTCAGGACGGATTTTTGGACTATTCCTTTGAAGAACTTAAAGCGGTTAACCAAAATCTTACTGAACAATTCGGTGATGAACATTCGTTTAATGAGCTGGCCCTGAAATATGTGCTCAAATCCCCTGCCGTTGCTACTGCCGTGTTTGGTGCAAGCTCAACTGACCAGGTAACAGAAAATACTGCGTTCGATCATTCCAGAGCTTTGACTGACGAAACATATGAAGCTTTACAGCAAATTACAAAAGCAATTCAATATACGAACCACCGATAA
- a CDS encoding NUDIX hydrolase produces the protein MKKFEEKTIHTEHIYDGKVVKLQVDDVTLPDGETAKRELIKHPGAVAVIPVTKDKKIVFVEQYRKPLEKSLVEIPAGKLEPGEKPEKTAVRELEEETGYTTSNLKLITSFYTSPGFADEIMYIYITEDLEPLKNAVTGDDDEFVELLELTLDEAKQYVREQRIHDAKTNYAMLYLELLERM, from the coding sequence ATGAAAAAATTTGAAGAAAAAACCATTCATACGGAACACATATATGATGGAAAGGTCGTTAAACTGCAGGTGGATGATGTCACACTTCCTGATGGTGAAACAGCGAAAAGGGAACTGATTAAGCATCCGGGTGCAGTAGCGGTCATTCCGGTTACAAAGGATAAAAAAATTGTCTTTGTTGAACAATATCGTAAGCCGCTGGAAAAATCACTGGTGGAAATTCCGGCCGGTAAATTGGAACCCGGTGAAAAACCTGAAAAAACTGCCGTTCGTGAACTGGAGGAAGAGACAGGTTACACGACTAGTAATTTGAAGTTGATTACATCATTTTATACTTCGCCGGGATTTGCGGATGAAATCATGTATATCTATATAACGGAAGACTTGGAACCACTGAAAAATGCGGTTACGGGTGATGATGATGAGTTTGTTGAATTGCTTGAACTGACACTGGACGAAGCAAAACAGTATGTACGAGAACAACGCATTCATG